Proteins found in one Aethina tumida isolate Nest 87 chromosome 1, icAetTumi1.1, whole genome shotgun sequence genomic segment:
- the LOC109609376 gene encoding leucine-rich repeat-containing protein 70, with product MMVGFGSIKFGFVLIVALAIQDSKQDDEFFNSDHICQICKCEDKDTVYILNCDDQRVDKVIADWPSKTKDLYASFSRNNIGTLRKQPATNSVLELVYSYCQIDKLEAEVFSNTPNLLFLDLSHNLLESEDIYEIVFRGPYVNGTWNSLPLTGLDLAYNKIHTLKPNAFKLLPNLQELNLEGNDFRVLDIVTQGVLDSLDKLERLNLAHNELTEITGGTIRNLKNLVELDLSYNALDFVPFTLNELSQSLEKLNLDGNPIFELTDKSFIGIRNLIDLSLNNMDRLETILPNTFTPLNVLRKLQLSNNPLLKIVDKETFSEHTNLVEVYMNNNSLINIDRHLLNWPQLKIFEFKDNPLTCSCDLLDITENLNSRITRNLDGPTCFDENFAKSRQVFELSSEICNSKPENSPYHREKVDKGYNTMKMAMITLTIILVITGLTIGGAIFYMRYKKRNYPFVSEIRYNPVAAIM from the exons ATGATGGTTGGGTTCGGTTCGATCAAATTTGGG TTCGTATTGATCGTTGCTTTAGCAATTCAGGATAGTAAACAAGATGACGAATTCTTCAACTCAGACCACATTTGCCAAATCTGCAAATGCGAGGATAAGGACACAGTGTATATTCTAAACTGTGACGATCAAAGAGTGGACAAAGTTATCGCCGATTGGCCGTCAAAGACGAAGGACCTTTACGCTAGCTTTAGCCGTAACAACATCG GCACATTAAGGAAACAACCAGCTACAAATAGTGTCTTAGAATTAGTTTACTCATATTGCCAAATCGACAAATTAGAAGCCGAAGTGTTCTCCAACACACCTAACCTACTCTTCCTCGACCTAAGCCACAATTTGCTCGAGAGCGAGGACATATACGAAATTGTGTTCAGGGGACCGTACGTGAACGGCACTTGGAATTCTTTGCCGTTGACAGGTCTTGATTTAGCTTACAACAAAATACACACCCTCAAACCAAATGCATTCAAACTTCTGCCCAATTTGCAAGAGTTGAACTTGGAGGGTAACGATTTTAGAGTTCTCGATATCGTTACACAAGGAGTCCTAGACTCCTTAGACAAACTAGAG AGGCTGAATTTGGCTCACAACGAACTGACGGAAATTACCGGAGGAACTATAAGGAACTTGAAAAATTTGGTAGAACTGGACTTGTCGTACAACGCCTTAGATTTCGTACCTTTTACTTTGAACGAACTCAGTCAATCTTTGGAGAAATTGAATCTTGATGGCAAtccaatatttgaattaaccGATAAATCTTTCATAG GCATTAGAAACTTAATCGACTTGTCCTTGAACAACATGGATAGGTTGGAGACAATTTTGCCAAACACCTTCACACCTTTGAACGTTCTCCGTAAACTTCAACTATCCAACAACCCCCTGTTAAAAATAGTGGACAAAGAGACCTTCTCTGAACATACGAACCTCGTGGAAGTCTACATGAACAACAACTCGTTAATAAACATTGACCGGCACTTGTTGAACTGGCCGCAATTAAAGATATTCGAGTTCAAAGACAATCCTTTGACGTGCAGTTGTGATCTGCTCGACATCACGGAGAATTTGAATAGCAGGATCACCAGAAATTTGGACGGACCAACGTGTTTCGACGAAAACTTCGCTAAATCGCGGCAAGTCTTTGAACTCAGCAGCGAGATTTGCAACTCGAAACCG GAGAACTCCCCTTATCACAGGGAAAAAGTGGACAAAGGTTATAACACAATGAAAATGGCAATGATCACTTTGACCATTATCCTTGTTATTACGGGACTGACGATTGGCGGAGCCATTTTCTACATGAGATACAAGAAGAGAAATTATCCATTTGTCAGCGAAATCCGATATAATCCTGTTGCTGctattatgtaa